A window of Candidatus Firestonebacteria bacterium RIFOXYD2_FULL_39_29 contains these coding sequences:
- a CDS encoding aerotolerance regulator BatA gives MRFANPLFLLLLIPVAAAVWYFIEREKRKKAAIMFSDFRLFKGLGNFSSNKRQILLGLRTLGLIFLVLALARPQSGLKTEEISTKGIDIILCMDTSGSMKAEDFKPNNRLGVAKSVASDFVKGRSNDRIGIVVFSAVSLLQCPLTSDYGAVIDFMKSIDIGMTQTDGTAIGNALATSVDRLKDSKAKSKIIILLTDGRNNMGEVDPVTAAKLATAFNIKIYTIGVGKEGEAPFPVDDPMFGKRYVYIKEDLDEVTLKAIAETTEGMYFRATSAEALKEIYKQINKMEKTEIKGIEYTEYTDHYISLLIIALLLFVAEVILDNTVLRKLP, from the coding sequence ATGAGATTTGCAAATCCGTTATTTCTGCTGTTGTTAATTCCGGTTGCTGCCGCAGTTTGGTATTTTATTGAGAGAGAAAAAAGAAAAAAAGCCGCAATAATGTTTTCGGATTTCAGGCTTTTTAAAGGTCTCGGTAATTTCTCGTCAAATAAGAGACAGATACTTCTGGGACTTCGGACTTTGGGTTTGATATTTCTTGTGCTTGCTTTAGCCAGGCCCCAGTCCGGTCTTAAAACGGAAGAGATCTCCACAAAAGGCATAGATATAATCCTTTGTATGGATACCTCCGGCAGTATGAAAGCGGAGGATTTTAAACCCAATAACCGTCTTGGAGTTGCGAAGTCAGTTGCTTCTGATTTTGTTAAAGGTAGAAGCAATGACAGGATAGGTATCGTGGTATTTTCTGCTGTAAGCCTCCTTCAGTGTCCGCTTACTTCGGATTACGGCGCAGTCATTGATTTTATGAAGAGCATAGATATAGGAATGACACAGACTGACGGTACTGCCATTGGCAATGCGCTTGCGACCAGCGTAGACCGGCTTAAAGACAGTAAGGCAAAATCAAAAATAATAATATTACTTACTGACGGTAGAAATAATATGGGAGAGGTGGATCCTGTAACCGCGGCAAAACTCGCAACTGCTTTTAATATTAAGATATACACAATAGGAGTTGGCAAGGAAGGAGAAGCACCTTTTCCTGTAGATGATCCTATGTTTGGTAAAAGGTATGTATATATTAAAGAAGACTTAGATGAAGTCACACTAAAAGCAATAGCAGAAACTACCGAAGGTATGTACTTTAGAGCGACCTCAGCTGAAGCTCTAAAAGAAATATACAAACAGATAAACAAAATGGAAAAAACAGAGATAAAAGGAATAGAATACACGGAATATACGGATCATTATATCAGCTTGCTGATAATAGCGTTGTTGCTGTTTGTTGCAGAAGTTATTTTGGACAATACTGTGTTGAGAAAATTACCGTAA